A DNA window from Flavisolibacter ginsenosidimutans contains the following coding sequences:
- a CDS encoding DUF6660 family protein, which translates to MKKALVYLLAFIVLVVSCIPCSDTRASRFDSGAKTVLDQTSGQHNDKDDLCPPFCQCNCCTNVSINHVLASQELAPLFELHQKFPITPSYALQMVAYAIWQPPQIHA; encoded by the coding sequence GTGAAAAAGGCGCTCGTATATCTTTTAGCTTTTATTGTGCTCGTGGTCAGTTGCATCCCGTGCTCTGACACAAGGGCTTCACGTTTTGATAGCGGCGCAAAAACTGTCCTCGATCAGACTTCAGGACAGCATAATGATAAGGACGATTTGTGTCCCCCGTTTTGCCAGTGTAATTGCTGCACAAATGTGTCAATCAATCACGTTCTTGCTTCGCAAGAACTTGCTCCTCTATTTGAGCTTCATCAAAAGTTTCCTATAACGCCGTCATACGCTCTTCAAATGGTTGCTTATGCCATTTGGCAACCTCCTCAAATACATGCCTGA
- a CDS encoding DUF305 domain-containing protein, protein MKFKIKFLVVVIAAFVSCKNNNKAATKTEESETVKRSTEPVDSSQAKVSSPEVQDYKDRLHNIVERMNKGFANVQTTGNPEDDFSKLMITNQFAGIEMCELHLKAGSDTIMKALAKKKLAFLKKQEEIFHNYQFNSPTGYRPPVKKNVPRIKHLEIVDASDKDAVFAQILSEYNQNTIDLAKSYLESGTNTSMKSAAQTIIQNFSRELQQMKQYITKYTSNN, encoded by the coding sequence ATGAAATTTAAAATTAAATTTTTAGTCGTAGTCATAGCGGCATTCGTTTCGTGTAAGAACAATAACAAAGCCGCAACCAAGACAGAAGAATCCGAAACCGTTAAGCGCAGCACAGAGCCGGTTGATTCTTCACAGGCCAAAGTAAGCAGCCCTGAAGTGCAGGATTACAAAGACAGGTTACATAACATAGTGGAGCGCATGAATAAAGGCTTTGCCAATGTGCAAACAACAGGCAATCCCGAAGACGATTTTTCAAAGCTCATGATTACAAACCAGTTTGCGGGAATTGAGATGTGTGAACTACACCTAAAAGCTGGCAGTGATACAATAATGAAAGCCCTGGCAAAAAAGAAATTGGCTTTCCTAAAAAAACAGGAAGAAATTTTTCATAACTATCAATTCAACTCACCGACAGGCTACCGGCCACCCGTGAAAAAAAACGTCCCAAGGATAAAGCATTTGGAGATTGTTGACGCATCAGACAAAGACGCTGTTTTTGCACAAATCCTTTCAGAGTACAATCAAAATACCATCGACCTCGCTAAATCCTATTTAGAAAGCGGTACGAACACCTCTATGAAAAGTGCAGCGCAAACCATTATTCAAAATTTCAGCAGAGAATTGCAGCAAATGAAACAATACATTACAAAGTACACGAGTAACAATTAA
- a CDS encoding DUF7002 family protein, with translation MNIEKFKVLRPYLYHLTDKRNLDSILSDYTLKSTVTLVEILKLPNREDFLRTRRVGHKEVTDGAKSFLLRDQDPLYEKIATKNLEHGMSFGDFVYLLNSKVFFWATEGDLRKHYKRYENQNENPIVFKVSTEELFAINEIQPKFCRLNSGAPRCSSYYQEGAPPRGNNTFLEADDYSGTPSSVREVTFDMMCKLPVTVMLSPHPDKAFKNIS, from the coding sequence ATGAATATTGAGAAGTTCAAAGTTTTAAGACCTTATCTGTATCATCTTACAGACAAAAGAAACCTGGATTCAATTTTAAGTGACTATACATTGAAAAGTACAGTTACACTTGTAGAAATATTAAAGCTGCCTAACCGCGAAGATTTTTTGCGAACGAGAAGAGTCGGCCACAAAGAAGTAACAGATGGAGCAAAATCTTTCTTATTGAGAGACCAAGATCCACTTTATGAAAAAATAGCTACCAAAAATTTGGAGCACGGTATGTCGTTTGGAGATTTTGTCTACCTATTGAACTCTAAAGTCTTCTTCTGGGCAACGGAGGGTGACTTGCGTAAACATTATAAACGGTACGAAAATCAAAATGAAAACCCAATTGTCTTTAAGGTAAGTACTGAAGAGTTATTTGCCATAAATGAAATTCAGCCCAAGTTCTGCAGATTAAATTCCGGAGCGCCACGATGCAGCTCTTACTATCAGGAAGGCGCACCGCCACGAGGAAACAACACTTTTTTAGAAGCGGATGATTATTCAGGTACACCAAGCTCAGTTCGAGAAGTTACGTTTGACATGATGTGCAAATTACCAGTAACTGTAATGCTGTCCCCACACCCGGACAAAGCCTTTAAGAATATCTCTTAA
- a CDS encoding adenylosuccinate synthetase, which yields MAERKIIILLSGEIAAGKTTLAHKLEEKFGFKILKSRQAIKDLAKKKLKGEDPDRTFLQKFGTTLDQKEDGRWVLDYFQNDFGFSFEEDSFFIVDAIRILKQIEHFRKAYSFSVYHIHLTAPAHVLQERFLKREEIRYLSRKIAIEKYHEAKQDPTEKQVPTLAADADLTIDSELATEDDVFIRVSSFLKLLAPTKNELVDVIVGGQFGSEGKGQIAAHIAPEYDCLIRVGGPNAGHTVYEEPTKHVFHLLPSGCKRNPTAKLILGPGTIINVNKLLEEITNYRVVDEFSNRLIIDENAIVISDADIELEQEVKRTISSTGQGVGAATATNIIARLYGTDKHKAKNCDKLKPYIGSTYDVLENLYQNNKRILLEGTQGTGLSIHHGIYPYVTSRDTTVSGCLSEAGISPKRVNKIIMVTRSYPIRVGGTSGPFFSKEINMETIAKRSGKDPEELKRNEKTTTTKIDRRIAEFSWTMFRKACELNSPSDIALTFADYFSTKNEKARRYDQLTSETRQFIEEIETCSGVKVSLISTCFDYRAIIDRRNWK from the coding sequence ATGGCAGAAAGAAAAATAATTATTTTATTGAGCGGTGAGATTGCTGCTGGTAAAACGACACTTGCCCATAAACTCGAAGAAAAGTTTGGTTTCAAAATTCTTAAAAGCCGCCAGGCCATAAAAGATTTAGCAAAGAAGAAACTTAAGGGCGAAGATCCAGATAGGACTTTTCTGCAAAAGTTCGGCACCACACTCGATCAAAAAGAAGATGGTAGATGGGTATTAGACTATTTCCAAAATGACTTTGGTTTCTCCTTTGAAGAGGATAGCTTTTTTATTGTAGATGCTATACGGATTCTAAAACAAATAGAACATTTCAGAAAGGCGTATAGTTTTTCCGTTTACCACATACATCTTACAGCACCCGCACATGTGTTACAAGAAAGATTTTTAAAAAGAGAAGAAATTAGATACTTATCAAGAAAGATAGCCATTGAAAAGTACCATGAGGCAAAGCAAGATCCAACCGAAAAACAAGTTCCAACTTTAGCGGCTGATGCTGATTTGACGATAGATTCAGAATTAGCTACTGAGGATGATGTGTTTATTAGAGTATCAAGCTTTTTGAAGCTGCTTGCTCCAACAAAGAATGAACTTGTTGATGTCATAGTTGGTGGACAATTTGGATCCGAGGGTAAAGGCCAAATAGCAGCCCATATTGCGCCAGAATATGACTGTTTGATCCGAGTTGGAGGGCCAAATGCAGGCCATACTGTTTATGAAGAGCCTACGAAACATGTTTTTCACCTACTTCCTTCTGGTTGTAAAAGAAATCCAACAGCTAAACTGATCTTGGGGCCGGGAACCATTATTAACGTAAATAAGCTACTTGAGGAAATTACAAACTACCGGGTTGTTGACGAGTTTTCTAACCGGCTAATTATTGATGAAAACGCAATCGTGATAAGTGATGCTGACATTGAGCTTGAACAGGAAGTAAAAAGAACTATCAGTTCGACCGGTCAAGGCGTTGGAGCTGCAACGGCAACCAACATCATCGCAAGGTTGTATGGTACAGACAAGCATAAAGCTAAAAACTGTGACAAACTCAAGCCTTATATTGGAAGCACATATGATGTGCTCGAAAATTTATACCAGAACAACAAAAGAATTTTACTTGAAGGCACACAAGGAACGGGACTTAGTATCCATCATGGAATATACCCATATGTAACCTCTAGAGATACTACTGTATCCGGTTGTTTATCTGAAGCTGGTATTTCTCCTAAAAGGGTCAACAAGATTATTATGGTAACAAGGTCTTATCCAATCCGTGTAGGCGGAACATCTGGACCTTTTTTTAGCAAAGAGATAAATATGGAAACGATAGCAAAAAGGTCGGGAAAAGATCCTGAGGAATTAAAAAGGAATGAAAAAACCACCACTACTAAAATAGATAGACGGATAGCGGAATTTAGTTGGACAATGTTTAGAAAAGCTTGTGAGTTAAATTCGCCATCTGATATTGCACTAACATTTGCAGACTATTTCTCAACCAAAAACGAAAAGGCACGCAGGTATGACCAACTCACTTCTGAAACAAGACAATTTATTGAAGAAATTGAGACGTGTTCCGGCGTAAAAGTATCACTTATCAGCACCTGCTTTGATTATAGAGCAATTATAGATCGTAGAAACTGGAAATAA
- a CDS encoding ImmA/IrrE family metallo-endopeptidase: MSTEKVNFSNYRFALEFLIEANLRSDAGIDEANDEFIERHLELVDKLNLEASSKLNNSKHNLQHTSFILNEPQVTYTKRKWRHKSVLNLMAEAECEDPIEEIKNRARKIVLYALENGWNGPPFNAIELAKILNFDISPNDTVLDARTIPVGKKKFLIEYNPFQKPTRMNFSVAHEIAHTLFSDCDEAIRNREEEPDKNRELEQLCNLGASELQLPYVIFPSDANQLRDITVEGLIALAQKYKSSLESIFIAFVMAIDRPCAIMVFTFQNEKQLVLDYHKSSTRFKPSIPDNFQIPTGSRAYYCTAPGWTERETVSWEFLGESYNAFYIGISPMRKENKARIGVILVPHYGKEKLQDRKINIEFGDATKPRGGGIKIIAQLVNTSGGLGFGFGKALSKNYPVIKEALKKWKERKIEFRLGNSQLIKVSDDTYVFQMLAQNGLFTRNGKIPLEYTSLQQCLADLREKALKLKANVYMPLIGAGQAKGKWEIIEGLIYSELVNQDVKVNIYILKSPSTEDFKPKSSLSLFNEESTWQKEK, encoded by the coding sequence ATGTCAACTGAAAAAGTAAATTTCAGCAACTACCGCTTCGCACTGGAATTTTTAATTGAAGCAAATCTGCGAAGTGACGCTGGCATTGATGAAGCTAATGATGAGTTTATCGAAAGACATCTTGAGTTAGTAGACAAACTAAATCTTGAAGCCTCAAGCAAATTGAATAATTCAAAACACAACCTGCAGCACACTTCTTTTATTTTAAACGAACCTCAAGTAACCTATACTAAAAGGAAATGGAGGCATAAGTCTGTCCTGAATTTGATGGCTGAAGCTGAATGTGAGGATCCAATTGAAGAAATCAAAAATAGAGCTAGGAAAATTGTTTTGTATGCGTTGGAAAACGGTTGGAATGGGCCACCTTTCAATGCAATTGAACTCGCAAAAATTTTGAATTTCGATATTTCACCAAACGATACTGTATTAGACGCAAGAACTATTCCTGTAGGCAAAAAAAAGTTTTTAATCGAGTATAACCCTTTTCAAAAACCTACTCGCATGAACTTCTCAGTCGCACATGAAATTGCACACACCTTGTTTTCAGACTGTGATGAGGCCATTAGAAACAGAGAAGAGGAACCTGATAAGAACAGAGAGCTTGAACAGCTTTGTAACTTAGGTGCTTCTGAACTTCAATTGCCTTACGTTATTTTTCCTAGTGATGCAAATCAGCTAAGAGATATAACAGTTGAAGGGTTAATTGCCTTAGCTCAGAAATATAAATCTTCTTTAGAATCTATTTTCATTGCTTTTGTTATGGCTATAGATAGACCTTGTGCTATCATGGTCTTTACTTTCCAAAATGAAAAGCAATTGGTTTTGGACTACCATAAATCATCAACCCGCTTTAAGCCAAGCATCCCAGATAACTTTCAAATTCCCACAGGATCAAGAGCCTATTACTGCACTGCTCCTGGATGGACAGAGAGGGAAACTGTTTCTTGGGAATTTTTAGGTGAGTCCTATAATGCTTTCTACATTGGAATATCACCAATGAGGAAAGAAAATAAAGCAAGGATCGGCGTTATTCTGGTGCCGCATTATGGAAAGGAAAAATTACAGGACCGAAAAATAAATATTGAATTTGGTGATGCGACAAAACCGCGAGGAGGAGGCATCAAGATCATTGCTCAATTAGTTAATACAAGTGGAGGGTTAGGTTTTGGTTTTGGTAAAGCATTATCAAAAAATTATCCAGTTATAAAAGAGGCTTTAAAAAAATGGAAAGAAAGAAAAATAGAATTTAGACTTGGAAATAGTCAATTGATAAAAGTTAGTGACGACACCTATGTATTTCAGATGCTTGCACAAAACGGATTATTCACAAGAAACGGAAAGATCCCACTTGAGTATACAAGCCTCCAACAGTGTTTAGCGGATTTAAGGGAAAAAGCACTAAAATTAAAAGCTAATGTTTACATGCCATTAATCGGTGCAGGGCAAGCCAAAGGAAAGTGGGAAATTATTGAAGGTTTAATTTACTCAGAACTAGTCAATCAAGATGTCAAGGTTAATATCTACATATTGAAAAGTCCTAGCACAGAAGACTTCAAGCCTAAATCGAGTTTGTCTTTATTCAATGAAGAATCTACATGGCAGAAAGAAAAATAA
- a CDS encoding sigma-70 RNA polymerase sigma factor region 4 domain-containing protein produces MAEKINSQLLSIKSSTFYEMKDAQILNKLGEITHETWRAAIQKCHDHMDTKLWGKTASGAHCEQRLGMDAKDYYLGKAIKALYEGTWEWKYEEFPIDEQLIRIINSMISEQVRKYKIEVKKGKKTVLVENEQLALSLDEEVDKEYDESQLQKLSTALTMACEGNEQYQALVKFKKQGLSYNEISTEMNCDKEELYRMIENIGKRAKRILKSL; encoded by the coding sequence TTGGCGGAAAAAATAAATTCTCAGTTATTATCAATTAAAAGCTCAACTTTTTATGAGATGAAAGATGCACAGATACTTAATAAGCTTGGAGAGATTACCCATGAGACCTGGCGGGCTGCAATTCAAAAATGCCATGACCACATGGACACCAAATTATGGGGCAAGACAGCTTCAGGCGCCCATTGCGAACAAAGGCTCGGAATGGATGCAAAAGATTATTATTTGGGAAAGGCAATAAAAGCACTTTATGAAGGAACTTGGGAATGGAAGTACGAAGAATTTCCTATTGATGAGCAGCTAATACGCATAATCAACAGCATGATTTCGGAGCAGGTGCGGAAATACAAGATAGAGGTCAAAAAAGGCAAAAAAACGGTGCTGGTTGAAAATGAGCAGTTAGCTTTATCCCTTGACGAGGAAGTGGATAAGGAATATGACGAAAGCCAATTACAGAAACTTTCAACGGCACTTACAATGGCTTGTGAAGGTAATGAGCAATACCAAGCCCTTGTAAAATTTAAAAAACAAGGTTTAAGTTATAATGAGATCAGTACAGAAATGAATTGCGACAAAGAAGAGCTATACCGGATGATAGAAAACATAGGAAAACGAGCAAAAAGGATATTGAAGTCATTGTAA
- a CDS encoding E2/UBC family protein produces MEVNQNNPVHQRILQELQKLSDAGGIKAELITEGEQDYVLFHQLETSGGGKGLPTAADVLVTVPPGYPASPLDMPALPLNSPLAPLVVGGSNPQHTINFQGGQWRFLSFHPYSGAGAPMWTPTKHGFHDYYQHLFTWLNKI; encoded by the coding sequence ATGGAGGTTAATCAAAACAACCCGGTCCACCAGCGAATTCTCCAGGAATTGCAGAAGTTATCTGATGCTGGCGGTATTAAAGCTGAACTGATCACCGAAGGAGAGCAAGATTACGTTTTATTTCACCAGCTGGAAACATCGGGAGGCGGAAAAGGCCTCCCGACTGCAGCGGATGTTCTTGTCACCGTGCCTCCGGGCTATCCGGCATCACCTTTAGATATGCCTGCACTGCCACTAAATTCCCCACTCGCACCTCTCGTTGTAGGCGGGTCAAATCCTCAGCACACTATCAATTTTCAGGGAGGCCAATGGCGATTCTTAAGTTTTCATCCATATAGCGGTGCAGGAGCGCCAATGTGGACACCGACTAAGCATGGTTTTCACGACTACTACCAACACTTATTCACTTGGCTAAACAAAATTTAA
- a CDS encoding HesA/MoeB/ThiF family protein — MEQQHKRRVIVRMAEPLSAELFQLIFRRYPKSEWGSFVRFGIRLTTENLVLTLQAIDHPIAGDLDEESWITEIQAQYTSRMLALTETHPYAVGFVHSHPLSFETGASPSDYEMEKYYAELLIPYTPGLPFASLIFALDKANNFSATGRVYWSGEWYDVEKFIVDNMSVTLEDYTKPNQLSEEALKRVQRLVSQFSVDSAQMLAGSTVGIVGASGTGSPCIELLARAGVGKLIIIDPEVFEDSNLERVHGSTYDDIVTGTEKVLIAGRHVKTINPDCEVILIRGRIPQSEVVDQLVTCNLVLGCTDLHSARVALSDIALRYLIPTIDVGVAMEGADGKITGQVVQINRLFPGDPCVYCRKMVNSRLVQQELMSPEEKEQRKAEAKKAQEEGRVAGMYWIETPQLNTVGYLTTLAGSIVVGYAIGYLTGRFDMTVNRIELNLSRQGIQIVEKDEEFDMDCTCSSGKGVSDQDPSKVIISPPQHWPQPLFLSIE; from the coding sequence ATGGAGCAGCAACATAAAAGAAGGGTAATTGTAAGGATGGCTGAACCGTTGAGCGCAGAACTGTTTCAGCTCATTTTCCGCCGCTACCCGAAAAGCGAGTGGGGGAGCTTTGTAAGATTTGGCATCAGACTAACCACTGAAAATTTGGTTCTCACACTTCAGGCAATTGACCACCCAATTGCAGGGGACCTTGATGAAGAAAGTTGGATAACAGAAATACAGGCTCAGTACACCTCTCGGATGCTGGCCTTAACGGAGACACACCCTTATGCAGTAGGTTTTGTGCACTCACATCCTTTGTCGTTTGAAACAGGAGCGAGTCCATCAGACTATGAAATGGAGAAGTATTACGCAGAGTTGCTAATTCCGTATACACCAGGGCTCCCCTTTGCAAGTCTGATTTTCGCACTAGATAAAGCCAATAATTTTTCAGCGACTGGTCGTGTTTACTGGAGTGGAGAATGGTATGATGTTGAAAAGTTCATTGTTGATAACATGTCCGTCACCCTAGAAGATTATACGAAGCCAAACCAGTTGTCAGAAGAGGCATTGAAAAGGGTGCAGCGGTTGGTCTCTCAATTCAGCGTTGATTCTGCCCAAATGCTTGCAGGGTCTACCGTGGGTATTGTTGGCGCAAGCGGAACCGGCTCACCATGTATTGAACTGCTGGCTCGTGCTGGCGTGGGTAAACTAATAATTATTGATCCGGAAGTTTTTGAAGACTCCAACTTGGAGAGGGTGCATGGAAGCACGTACGATGACATAGTTACAGGAACTGAAAAAGTTTTGATTGCAGGCAGACACGTTAAGACGATTAATCCTGATTGCGAAGTCATTCTAATACGCGGCAGGATTCCTCAATCTGAAGTTGTGGACCAACTTGTCACTTGCAATCTTGTATTAGGGTGCACTGACCTACATTCTGCCCGAGTGGCACTTTCAGATATAGCGCTACGTTATTTGATACCCACCATTGACGTTGGGGTTGCGATGGAAGGAGCAGACGGCAAGATAACAGGCCAGGTAGTTCAAATCAATCGTCTGTTTCCTGGTGACCCGTGTGTTTATTGTAGAAAAATGGTGAATTCCCGGCTTGTGCAACAAGAGTTAATGTCACCTGAAGAAAAGGAGCAAAGGAAAGCAGAAGCAAAGAAAGCGCAAGAAGAAGGCAGGGTGGCTGGAATGTATTGGATAGAGACACCGCAATTGAACACTGTAGGCTACTTAACAACGCTCGCAGGAAGCATTGTGGTAGGCTACGCAATAGGATACTTAACGGGTAGATTTGATATGACCGTTAATCGTATTGAACTAAATCTTAGTCGGCAAGGCATCCAAATTGTTGAAAAGGATGAAGAGTTTGATATGGATTGTACTTGTTCTTCAGGTAAAGGGGTATCAGATCAAGATCCTTCCAAGGTTATCATTTCGCCTCCACAGCACTGGCCCCAACCATTATTTTTGAGTATAGAATAA
- a CDS encoding recombinase family protein, translating to MKQKAILYIRVSTDEQAEKGYSLKHQQERLERYCEFQGIDIVATYQDDHSAKTFERPQFQNLLSSLKKRREAASLLLFTKWDRFSRNAGDAYGMINQLRKLGVDPQAIEQPLDLNIPENKIMLAFYLAAPEVENDRRALNTLVGMRRARKEGRWLTTAPKGYRNCRNEANQPIIEPNKDAPLVRLAFEELSKGLLDIEAVRRLVNGKGLKVSRSAFWYLVRNPMYCGKLFIPAWKDEEATYVRGIHEPLITETLFNEVQDILSGRKKNVPAKNTRHEALPLRGYLACSRCGRPITGSASHGNGGKYYYYHCQASLGCKERFKATEANAAFINYLQTFKAKEDVLNLYSLIIEERFKRAKTTKSTESKDAQVKIEKLATRLKNAKEMMLDGEMERSEYKEIRAELEPEIERLKKAQTTINTVEDDYQLYGRKGLSILKDLATIYASADLQRKQQIQGAIFPEKLVYSENIYRTKTLHPLFEVITTTEAAFGGNKKRKGQHFADLSCQVAPRVENSNLLLEDLLDLCPLLGITG from the coding sequence ATGAAACAGAAAGCCATTCTCTACATCCGCGTAAGTACCGACGAGCAAGCTGAAAAAGGATACAGCTTAAAACATCAGCAGGAAAGACTGGAACGCTATTGCGAATTTCAAGGCATCGACATTGTGGCTACTTATCAAGACGATCATTCAGCAAAGACGTTCGAGCGACCCCAATTCCAAAACTTACTTAGCAGCCTTAAAAAGCGACGGGAAGCCGCAAGTCTATTGCTTTTCACGAAATGGGACCGCTTTTCTCGCAATGCAGGGGATGCTTATGGCATGATTAATCAACTTCGAAAGTTAGGCGTCGATCCACAAGCCATCGAGCAGCCATTAGACCTAAATATTCCTGAGAACAAAATCATGCTGGCTTTCTATTTGGCAGCACCCGAAGTGGAGAATGACCGAAGGGCACTGAATACGTTAGTCGGCATGAGAAGAGCCCGTAAAGAGGGGCGGTGGCTGACGACTGCCCCTAAAGGCTACCGGAATTGTCGGAATGAGGCCAATCAACCCATCATTGAACCGAACAAAGATGCACCACTGGTAAGACTTGCTTTCGAAGAACTATCAAAAGGGCTCTTGGATATTGAAGCTGTGCGAAGGCTGGTAAATGGGAAAGGGCTTAAGGTCAGTCGTAGTGCGTTTTGGTATTTGGTTCGCAATCCCATGTACTGTGGAAAGCTGTTTATTCCTGCTTGGAAGGATGAAGAAGCCACCTATGTAAGGGGCATCCATGAACCGCTAATTACAGAAACCTTGTTTAATGAAGTGCAGGACATACTATCCGGAAGAAAGAAAAATGTACCGGCGAAGAACACAAGGCATGAAGCCTTGCCACTTCGGGGATACTTAGCCTGTTCAAGATGTGGTCGACCGATTACCGGAAGTGCTTCGCACGGCAATGGAGGAAAGTATTATTATTATCACTGCCAGGCCTCACTTGGTTGTAAGGAACGTTTCAAAGCAACAGAGGCCAACGCAGCATTTATTAACTACTTGCAAACGTTCAAAGCAAAAGAGGACGTGCTAAACCTGTATTCCTTGATCATTGAAGAGCGGTTTAAAAGAGCAAAGACAACAAAGTCAACGGAGTCAAAGGACGCCCAGGTCAAAATTGAAAAGCTGGCTACAAGGCTCAAAAACGCAAAGGAAATGATGCTCGATGGCGAGATGGAGCGCAGTGAATACAAGGAAATTAGGGCCGAGTTAGAACCAGAAATTGAAAGACTTAAAAAGGCGCAAACCACGATAAATACCGTCGAAGACGACTACCAGCTATACGGAAGAAAAGGACTTTCTATTTTAAAGGATTTAGCTACAATCTATGCCAGTGCTGATTTACAGCGCAAACAACAAATTCAAGGTGCGATATTTCCTGAAAAGCTGGTTTATTCAGAAAATATTTATCGAACCAAAACGCTTCATCCCCTCTTCGAAGTGATAACCACGACTGAAGCGGCTTTCGGCGGCAACAAAAAAAGGAAAGGCCAGCATTTTGCTGACCTTTCCTGTCAGGTAGCCCCAAGGGTTGAAAACTCGAACCTTTTACTCGAAGATTTACTTGATTTGTGTCCCTTATTGGGTATTACCGGGTAA
- the istA gene encoding IS21 family transposase produces MSKIRHILQLHHQGRSKLQIAAQTGIARNTLKKYLKQFTESKLTFHEISELSDKDLEELFVKPQEQPISEKLQTLFSLFPSIDKELKKKGMTRQLLWEQYKAVHPDGFGVSQFKHYYARWKAQVNPVMRMEHKAGDKLYVDFAGDKLSVVDPVSGEIKAVEVFVAILGASQLTYVEAVASQGKEDFIAACENAIHFCGGVPQAIVPDNLKSAVTKSSKYEPTLNETFLDFAQHYSTTILPARSYRPRDKALVENAVKIVYSRIYAKVRARVYHSLEQLNAAIKVALEEHNNAHLKGRNYSRRQQFEEVERAALMPLPPLRYELKKCLYATVAKNGHVALSADKHYYSVPYRFIGKKVKLLFSRHSVEIYYNYERIALHTRARLAYHYTTDKEHLASAHRFVAEWTPQKFISWAEAIHEDVKLYILKVLQRKQHPEQAYKSCVGILSFAKKIEKERLIKACQRALGYGAYNYKTIQTILEKELDKKDPSPETEQLSMPLHDNIRGEHYYQ; encoded by the coding sequence ATGAGCAAAATCAGACACATCCTGCAATTGCATCACCAAGGACGCAGCAAGCTCCAAATCGCTGCCCAAACAGGCATCGCCCGCAACACGCTAAAGAAGTACTTAAAACAGTTTACTGAGAGCAAACTAACCTTCCACGAGATCAGTGAGCTAAGTGACAAGGACCTCGAAGAACTGTTTGTAAAACCACAGGAGCAACCCATTAGCGAGAAGCTACAAACGCTGTTTTCTCTCTTTCCCTCCATTGACAAGGAACTGAAAAAGAAAGGCATGACCAGGCAGTTGCTCTGGGAGCAGTACAAAGCCGTTCATCCCGATGGTTTTGGTGTCTCACAGTTCAAGCATTACTACGCTCGGTGGAAGGCGCAGGTCAATCCGGTGATGCGCATGGAACACAAAGCCGGCGACAAACTCTACGTGGACTTTGCCGGCGACAAGCTCAGTGTTGTTGATCCGGTGAGCGGTGAGATAAAAGCCGTGGAAGTGTTTGTTGCTATTCTGGGTGCAAGTCAACTAACGTATGTGGAAGCGGTGGCCTCGCAAGGCAAAGAAGATTTTATCGCAGCGTGTGAGAACGCCATTCACTTTTGCGGCGGTGTGCCTCAAGCTATTGTACCGGATAATTTAAAATCAGCCGTCACAAAGAGCAGCAAGTATGAACCCACACTGAACGAGACCTTCCTTGACTTTGCCCAGCACTACAGCACAACCATTCTTCCGGCAAGGTCCTATCGTCCCAGAGACAAAGCCCTGGTGGAAAACGCCGTTAAAATCGTGTACTCACGCATCTATGCAAAGGTTCGGGCCCGTGTTTATCACAGCCTCGAACAGCTCAATGCCGCCATCAAAGTAGCGCTGGAAGAACACAACAATGCCCATCTAAAAGGCCGCAACTACAGCCGTCGGCAGCAGTTTGAAGAAGTGGAAAGGGCAGCCCTGATGCCATTGCCGCCACTTCGCTATGAACTGAAAAAATGCTTGTATGCCACGGTGGCCAAAAACGGTCATGTGGCCCTGAGTGCAGACAAACATTACTACAGTGTACCCTACCGCTTTATTGGCAAAAAAGTGAAGCTGCTCTTCTCCCGTCACTCCGTGGAGATCTACTACAACTACGAACGCATTGCCCTGCACACAAGGGCACGGCTTGCCTATCACTACACCACAGACAAAGAGCACCTGGCCTCCGCCCACCGCTTTGTCGCCGAATGGACACCCCAGAAGTTCATCTCGTGGGCAGAAGCCATCCACGAGGATGTGAAGCTGTATATTTTAAAAGTGCTTCAGCGCAAGCAACATCCCGAACAAGCCTACAAGTCCTGTGTGGGCATTTTAAGTTTTGCAAAGAAGATCGAAAAAGAACGGTTGATCAAAGCCTGTCAGCGGGCCTTGGGCTACGGCGCCTATAACTACAAAACCATCCAAACTATTTTAGAAAAAGAGCTGGACAAAAAAGACCCGTCACCAGAAACAGAACAACTCTCCATGCCTTTGCACGACAACATCCGCGGCGAACATTACTATCAATAA